From uncultured Roseateles sp., the proteins below share one genomic window:
- a CDS encoding nucleotidyltransferase domain-containing protein, whose translation MAAQAFITERQAQIDELCRRAHARRLHLFGSAARLDFRPADSDLDFLVEFEQELPPAAYSQAFFSLKEGLEALFSRPVDLLTPESLRNPYLRQRIEAEQVPVYVA comes from the coding sequence ATGGCTGCACAAGCTTTCATCACTGAACGCCAGGCACAAATCGATGAGTTGTGTCGGCGTGCCCATGCCCGCCGCCTGCATCTGTTCGGCTCGGCCGCACGACTCGACTTCCGGCCAGCAGACAGTGATCTCGACTTTCTGGTCGAGTTTGAGCAGGAACTGCCGCCGGCCGCTTACTCGCAGGCTTTTTTCTCGCTGAAAGAGGGCTTGGAAGCCCTGTTCAGCCGGCCGGTTGATCTGCTGACGCCGGAGTCATTGCGCAACCCTTACCTGCGCCAACGCATAGAGGCCGAACAAGTGCCCGTCTATGTCGCCTGA
- the gyrB gene encoding DNA topoisomerase (ATP-hydrolyzing) subunit B — translation MQPISTGSEASEAYGEGSIQILEGLEAVRKRPGMYIGDTSDGTGLHHLVFEVVDNSIDEALAGHCDDIIVTIHSDNSISVIDNGRGIPTGVKMDDKHEPKRSAAEIALTELHAGGKFNQNSYKVSGGLHGVGVSCVNALSKFLRLTIRREGKVHQMEFRQGFPQDRLIEVRDGFETSPLRITGDTEKRGTEVHFLPDETIFTNIDFHYDVLAKRLRELSFLNNGVKIRLVDERNGKEDNFAYAGGVKGFVEFINKGKSVLNPNIFHAAGEKVSEQNTNIAVEVAMQWNDGYNESVLCFTNNIPQRDGGTHLTGLRAAMTRVLNKYITDNELAKKAKVEVAGDDMREGLACVVSVKVPEPKFSSQTKDKLVSSEVRAPVEDIVSRLLTDFLLENPIDAKIICGKILDAARAREAARKAREMTRRKGVLDGLGLPGKLADCQEKDPALCEIYIVEGDSAGGSAKQGRDRKFQAILPLRGKILNVERARYEKLLTSNEILTLITALGTGIGRGAGGDDFNPDKLRYHRIIIMTDADVDGAHIRTLLLTFFYRQMPELVERGHIYIAQPPLYKVKLGKEEQYLKDGHELDAYLLRVALKDAQLLTGIGSDVLQGDALETLARQYVMAENVIKRLSNWMDFEALRVLATGLELNLDTKEQAEVSALAMVGALHQAEVTAEFDARTDKHYLRISRKQHGNTKSSVITADFVHGADYEVLSSAGKTFKGLLGADATIRKGDGEKAKEAKVNDFRAAMDWLMAVAENSVGRQRYKGLGEMNPSQLWETTMDPTVRRLLRVQIDDAIEADRVFTMLMGDEVEPRRNFIEQNALRAANIDV, via the coding sequence ATGCAGCCCATCTCCACCGGCTCGGAAGCGTCCGAGGCCTATGGCGAAGGCAGCATCCAGATCCTGGAAGGGCTGGAGGCGGTGCGCAAGCGCCCGGGCATGTACATCGGTGACACCTCCGACGGCACCGGCCTGCACCATCTGGTGTTCGAGGTGGTGGACAACTCGATCGACGAGGCCCTGGCCGGCCATTGCGACGACATCATCGTCACCATCCACAGCGACAACTCGATCTCCGTCATCGACAACGGCCGCGGCATCCCCACCGGCGTGAAGATGGACGACAAGCACGAGCCCAAGCGCTCGGCGGCCGAGATCGCATTGACCGAGCTGCATGCCGGCGGCAAGTTCAACCAGAACAGCTACAAGGTCTCGGGTGGCCTGCACGGCGTGGGCGTGAGCTGCGTCAACGCGCTGTCTAAGTTTCTGCGCCTGACCATTCGCCGCGAGGGCAAGGTGCATCAGATGGAGTTCCGCCAGGGCTTCCCGCAGGACCGCCTGATCGAGGTGCGCGATGGTTTCGAGACCAGCCCGTTGCGCATCACCGGTGATACCGAGAAGCGTGGCACCGAGGTGCACTTCCTGCCCGACGAAACCATCTTCACCAATATCGACTTCCACTACGACGTGCTGGCCAAGCGCCTGCGCGAGCTGAGCTTTTTGAACAACGGCGTGAAGATCCGCCTGGTCGACGAGCGCAACGGCAAGGAAGACAACTTCGCCTATGCCGGCGGCGTGAAGGGCTTTGTCGAGTTCATCAACAAGGGCAAGTCGGTACTGAACCCGAACATCTTCCACGCCGCAGGCGAGAAGGTCAGCGAGCAGAACACCAATATCGCCGTCGAAGTGGCCATGCAATGGAACGACGGCTACAACGAGTCGGTGCTGTGCTTCACCAACAACATCCCGCAGCGTGACGGCGGCACCCACCTGACCGGCCTGCGCGCCGCCATGACCCGAGTGCTGAACAAATACATCACCGACAACGAGCTGGCCAAGAAGGCCAAGGTCGAAGTCGCCGGCGACGATATGCGCGAAGGCCTGGCCTGCGTGGTCAGCGTCAAGGTGCCCGAGCCCAAGTTCAGCAGCCAGACCAAGGACAAGCTGGTGTCGAGTGAGGTGCGCGCACCGGTGGAAGACATCGTCAGCCGCCTGCTGACCGACTTTCTGCTCGAGAACCCGATCGACGCCAAGATCATCTGCGGCAAGATTCTCGATGCCGCCCGTGCCCGCGAAGCCGCGCGCAAGGCCCGCGAAATGACCCGCCGCAAGGGCGTGCTCGACGGCCTGGGCCTGCCCGGCAAGCTGGCCGACTGCCAGGAAAAAGACCCGGCACTGTGCGAGATCTACATCGTCGAGGGCGACTCCGCCGGCGGCTCCGCCAAGCAGGGCCGCGATCGCAAGTTCCAGGCCATCCTGCCGCTGCGCGGCAAGATCCTGAACGTCGAACGCGCGCGCTACGAGAAGCTCTTGACCAGCAATGAAATCCTCACGTTGATTACGGCGTTAGGTACCGGTATCGGCCGCGGTGCCGGGGGCGATGACTTCAACCCGGACAAGCTGCGCTACCACCGCATCATCATCATGACCGACGCGGACGTTGACGGCGCCCACATCCGCACCCTGCTCCTGACCTTCTTCTACCGCCAGATGCCCGAGCTGGTGGAGCGCGGCCACATCTACATCGCCCAACCGCCGCTGTACAAGGTCAAGCTCGGCAAGGAAGAGCAGTACCTGAAGGACGGCCACGAGCTCGACGCCTACCTGCTGCGCGTGGCGCTGAAGGATGCGCAGCTGCTGACCGGCATCGGCAGCGATGTGCTGCAGGGCGACGCGCTGGAAACGCTGGCACGCCAGTACGTGATGGCCGAGAACGTCATCAAGCGCCTGAGCAACTGGATGGACTTCGAGGCGCTGCGCGTGCTGGCCACCGGCCTGGAGCTGAACCTCGACACCAAGGAACAGGCCGAAGTGTCGGCCCTGGCCATGGTCGGTGCACTGCACCAGGCGGAGGTCACCGCCGAGTTCGACGCCCGCACCGACAAACACTACCTGCGCATCAGCCGCAAGCAGCACGGCAACACCAAGAGCAGCGTCATCACCGCCGACTTCGTGCACGGCGCCGACTACGAAGTGCTCTCCAGCGCCGGCAAGACCTTCAAGGGTCTGCTCGGTGCCGACGCCACCATCCGCAAGGGCGACGGCGAGAAGGCCAAGGAAGCCAAGGTTAACGACTTCCGCGCCGCCATGGACTGGCTGATGGCCGTGGCCGAAAACTCGGTCGGCCGCCAGCGCTACAAGGGTCTGGGCGAAATGAACCCCAGCCAGCTCTGGGAAACCACGATGGACCCGACCGTGCGCCGCCTGCTGCGCGTGCAGATCGACGACGCCATCGAAGCCGACCGCGTGTTCACCATGCTGATGGGCGACGAGGTCGAGCCGCGCCGCAACTTCATTGAGCAGAATGCGTTGAGGGCGGCGAATATTGACGTTTGA
- a CDS encoding DUF86 domain-containing protein, with protein MSPDAAKHLWDAQQAAAKALRFVQGKGFDDYLADELLRSAVERQLEIVGEALSQLRKVDPTTASTIPDLPQAVALRNVLIHAYATVNDRLVWGVVEQHLRPLLDCLMVLLPAPEI; from the coding sequence ATGTCGCCTGATGCTGCCAAGCACCTCTGGGACGCACAGCAAGCCGCCGCGAAGGCTCTGCGATTTGTCCAGGGCAAGGGCTTCGACGACTATCTGGCGGACGAGTTGCTGCGCTCAGCGGTCGAACGCCAGCTGGAGATCGTCGGCGAAGCTCTGAGCCAGCTGCGCAAGGTCGACCCCACCACCGCCTCGACGATTCCGGATCTGCCCCAGGCCGTGGCGCTGCGCAATGTGCTGATCCATGCCTATGCCACCGTCAACGACAGGCTGGTTTGGGGTGTGGTGGAGCAGCACCTTCGCCCCCTGCTGGATTGCCTGATGGTCTTGTTGCCGGCACCGGAAATCTGA